One Candidatus Kinetoplastibacterium oncopeltii TCC290E genomic region harbors:
- the aceE gene encoding pyruvate dehydrogenase (acetyl-transferring), homodimeric type: MSSLYQNSDKTEDDNDQERKEWLESLEAVLNHKGPEQARNLIESLIEKLRSLGIKTPISLNTDYVNTIPVHLQSIHPGNLKIESRINAYIRWNAMAMVVKANCHNPEDGGSLGGHISSFASLATMIACGYNHFWKSDNGEKLGDLVYFQGHSSPGIYSRAYLEGFLSENHLDNFRQEVNGNGLPSYPHPRLMPDFWQFPTVSVGLSPIMAIYQARFLKYLHARGILDTSDRKVWVFCGDGEMDEPESLGAISLASRENLDNLIFVVNCNLQRLDGPVRGNGKIIQELERIFIGAEWNVIKLIWGGYWDSLLDNDKDGILRKVMQETVDGEYQTYKANDGKFVRENFFGKHPKLLEAVSHMSDSEIWRLNRGGHDPNKVYAAFNSANKHVGQPSIILAKTIKGYGVGHFSQSRNATHQHKKLDLESIREFRDRFGIPVPDDKLADLPYFKPSENSPEMKYMRDHRQALGGYMPRRRQMSDDIIKIPSLETFRPVLDPTSNGREISTTQAFVRILNIILRSEEIGSRVVPILADESRTFGMEGLFRQLGIYTPGGQRYEPVDKDQVMYYRETSDGQLLQEGINEAGAMSSWIAAATSYSTNNYTMIPFFIYYSMFGFQRVCDLAWAAADMKARGFLLGGTSGRTTLNGEGLQHEDGHSHVIASTIPSCVSYDPAFAHELAVIIHSGLRRMIENQEDIYYYITLMNENYEQPGLIDGDEDGILKGIYKFRSVGSCKNRVQLLGSGAILRESIAAQDLLESEWGISSDVWSVTSFTELRRDGLDAERYNLLQKSPDSYRIPYITEKLLDSSGPIIASTDYMKSFADQIRSFIPKGRDYYVLGTDGFGRSDFRFKLREYFEIDRHYIVLSALKALANNGKIGSDIPGKAIIKYGINPDKINPQRV, encoded by the coding sequence ATGTCCTCTTTGTATCAAAATTCAGATAAAACAGAAGACGATAATGATCAAGAACGGAAAGAGTGGTTAGAATCATTAGAAGCTGTTTTGAATCATAAGGGGCCAGAACAAGCTCGCAATTTAATAGAGAGTTTAATTGAAAAACTACGTAGTCTCGGTATAAAGACACCAATCTCATTAAATACTGACTATGTCAATACAATACCAGTTCATTTACAGTCTATTCATCCTGGCAATCTAAAAATAGAGTCTAGGATAAATGCTTATATACGTTGGAATGCTATGGCAATGGTAGTTAAAGCAAATTGTCATAACCCAGAAGACGGAGGTAGTTTAGGTGGTCATATATCATCATTTGCTTCTTTAGCAACTATGATTGCCTGTGGCTATAATCATTTTTGGAAGTCTGACAATGGAGAAAAACTTGGTGATTTAGTATATTTTCAAGGACACTCTTCACCTGGAATATACAGTAGAGCTTATTTGGAAGGTTTTTTGTCTGAGAATCATCTTGATAATTTCCGTCAAGAGGTTAATGGAAATGGACTTCCATCATATCCACATCCTAGATTAATGCCAGATTTCTGGCAATTCCCTACAGTTTCTGTTGGTTTAAGTCCAATTATGGCAATATATCAAGCTAGATTCTTAAAATACTTGCATGCTAGAGGTATTCTCGATACTAGTGATCGCAAGGTATGGGTATTTTGCGGTGATGGTGAAATGGACGAACCTGAATCCTTAGGAGCTATTTCTTTAGCATCAAGAGAAAATCTAGATAATTTAATTTTTGTAGTAAATTGCAATCTTCAGCGTTTAGATGGACCAGTACGTGGTAACGGAAAGATAATTCAAGAGCTAGAAAGAATATTTATCGGAGCAGAGTGGAATGTCATAAAGCTGATTTGGGGAGGTTATTGGGATTCTTTATTAGATAATGATAAAGATGGAATACTCAGAAAGGTAATGCAAGAAACTGTTGATGGTGAGTACCAAACTTATAAGGCTAATGATGGCAAATTCGTAAGAGAGAATTTTTTTGGAAAACATCCAAAACTCTTAGAAGCTGTTTCACATATGAGTGACAGTGAAATATGGAGACTAAATAGAGGTGGACATGATCCTAATAAAGTTTATGCTGCTTTTAACTCTGCAAATAAACATGTAGGTCAACCCAGTATTATACTAGCTAAAACAATAAAAGGATACGGAGTAGGTCACTTTAGTCAATCTAGAAATGCAACTCATCAGCATAAAAAGTTAGATTTAGAATCTATACGTGAATTTAGAGATCGTTTTGGTATTCCTGTACCAGATGATAAGTTGGCAGATTTACCATATTTTAAACCTTCAGAAAATTCTCCTGAGATGAAATATATGAGAGATCATCGTCAAGCGCTTGGTGGTTATATGCCTCGTAGAAGACAAATGTCCGATGATATCATTAAGATTCCATCTTTAGAAACTTTCAGGCCTGTACTTGATCCGACTTCTAACGGTCGTGAAATATCAACTACTCAAGCTTTTGTTCGAATTTTGAATATAATATTACGAAGTGAGGAGATAGGTTCAAGAGTTGTCCCTATATTAGCAGATGAATCTAGAACTTTTGGTATGGAGGGTTTATTCAGACAACTAGGAATATATACACCTGGTGGTCAACGATATGAACCAGTTGATAAAGATCAGGTTATGTATTATAGAGAAACTAGTGATGGGCAGCTTCTACAAGAAGGTATTAATGAAGCAGGAGCAATGAGTTCTTGGATTGCAGCTGCTACTTCATACTCTACAAATAATTACACAATGATTCCATTCTTTATTTACTATTCAATGTTTGGATTTCAAAGAGTTTGTGATTTAGCATGGGCGGCTGCAGATATGAAAGCAAGAGGATTTTTACTTGGAGGAACATCTGGTAGAACTACTCTTAATGGAGAAGGATTGCAGCATGAAGATGGTCATAGTCACGTAATAGCATCAACAATACCAAGCTGTGTTTCATATGATCCTGCTTTTGCTCACGAGTTAGCAGTAATTATACATAGTGGTCTAAGGCGCATGATAGAGAATCAAGAAGACATATATTATTATATTACTCTCATGAATGAAAATTACGAGCAACCAGGTTTGATTGATGGAGATGAAGATGGTATATTGAAGGGAATTTATAAATTCCGTTCTGTGGGGTCTTGTAAAAATAGAGTTCAATTGTTAGGATCAGGGGCTATATTAAGAGAATCTATAGCCGCCCAAGATTTGCTAGAGTCTGAATGGGGTATTTCTTCTGATGTATGGAGCGTCACTAGTTTTACAGAATTAAGACGAGATGGTTTAGATGCGGAACGTTACAATTTACTGCAAAAGTCTCCAGATTCTTATAGAATTCCTTATATAACAGAAAAACTTTTAGATTCATCTGGTCCTATAATAGCTTCTACAGATTATATGAAATCTTTTGCTGATCAGATAAGATCTTTTATCCCTAAAGGAAGAGATTATTATGTACTTGGTACCGATGGTTTTGGAAGATCCGATTTTCGTTTCAAATTAAGAGAATATTTTGAAATAGATCGTCATTATATTGTTCTAAGTGCTTTGAAAGCATTAGCAAACAATGGAAAAATAGGATCTGATATACCAGGTAAAGCCATAATAAAATACGGAATTAATCCTGATAAAATTAATCCTCAAAGAGTTTAG
- a CDS encoding dihydrolipoyllysine-residue acetyltransferase has protein sequence MSEVIQFNMPDVGDSKDFEVIEIMVSVGDKIRLEQGLITVESEKASMEVPSNVEGIVKSIIVKIGDKISENSPILSLEVEGSINNSKNYKDNYTNSNDPKSSKQIINKNIILQKDSIDNEITSFNENVISYASPSVRKLSRDLGIDISKVVGSGKKGRILHEDINKFIRNKFDKESNNISLNSYDLPKTDFSKFGDFNIKPLSRIRKISASRLHSNWVNIPHVTNNDEADITDLELFRKKINQENSNDGSARKLTLLPFIVKAVVSSLKKFQDVNSSLEGDNIILKNYYNIGIAVDTDNGLVVPVIRDADKKGLLDISSDINSLSKKARNGTLLPTEMQGGCFSISSLGGIGGISFTPIINAPEVAILGISKAFIKPIWDGNQFIPKLIMPISLSYDHRVVDGALAARFNVYLCSILNDFRRVFL, from the coding sequence ATGAGTGAAGTGATACAATTCAATATGCCAGATGTTGGCGATTCTAAAGATTTTGAGGTCATTGAAATAATGGTTTCAGTTGGTGATAAAATTCGTTTAGAGCAAGGTTTGATTACAGTTGAATCAGAAAAAGCTTCAATGGAAGTTCCCTCTAATGTAGAAGGTATAGTTAAATCTATTATTGTTAAAATTGGTGATAAAATATCGGAGAATTCTCCTATTTTGTCACTAGAAGTGGAAGGATCTATTAACAATTCAAAAAATTATAAGGATAATTATACTAATTCAAACGATCCTAAATCTTCAAAGCAAATCATAAATAAAAATATTATTCTGCAAAAAGATAGTATTGATAATGAAATAACTTCATTTAATGAAAATGTTATTAGTTATGCATCCCCATCTGTCAGAAAATTATCTAGAGATTTAGGAATAGATATTTCTAAAGTTGTTGGTTCTGGGAAAAAAGGTAGAATTTTACATGAAGATATTAACAAATTTATAAGAAATAAATTTGATAAAGAAAGTAATAATATTTCATTAAATAGTTATGATTTACCCAAAACCGATTTTTCGAAGTTTGGTGATTTTAATATCAAACCATTAAGTCGCATTAGAAAAATTTCTGCATCAAGATTACATAGCAATTGGGTAAACATACCTCATGTAACTAATAATGATGAAGCTGATATTACTGATCTCGAGCTATTTCGCAAAAAAATAAATCAGGAGAATTCTAATGATGGTTCCGCTAGAAAGCTTACTCTATTACCGTTTATAGTAAAAGCAGTTGTTTCTTCATTAAAAAAATTCCAAGATGTAAATTCTTCTTTGGAAGGCGATAATATTATATTAAAAAATTACTATAATATAGGCATAGCAGTTGATACTGATAATGGGTTAGTAGTTCCTGTAATACGTGACGCAGATAAAAAAGGATTGCTTGATATATCATCAGATATCAATTCATTATCGAAAAAAGCCCGTAACGGGACGTTATTACCTACAGAAATGCAAGGTGGTTGTTTTTCAATCTCGTCACTAGGTGGAATTGGTGGAATTTCATTTACTCCGATAATAAATGCACCTGAGGTAGCTATACTTGGTATATCAAAAGCTTTTATTAAACCAATATGGGATGGAAATCAGTTTATTCCAAAATTAATAATGCCAATATCATTGTCTTATGATCATAGAGTTGTTGATGGAGCACTAGCTGCTAGATTTAATGTCTATTTATGCAGTATTTTGAATGATTTTCGTCGTGTATTTTTGTAA
- the lpdA gene encoding dihydrolipoyl dehydrogenase → MSNTYTIKVPSLGDITEAHVVEILVSVGDSIEDGQDLITLESEKSVMNVPSTCKGIIKNIKVKNGDIVQSGTDFIDITIDQNIISKNKHINPLIHNNDDISEINCALLVLGSGPGGYSAAFRAADLGLTTVMVEKHSSLGGVCLNVGCIPTKTLLHSTSLLDSTKHLKDMGINIDQINIDIEKLNIYTNSIRSKLSDGLTNMSKMRKVSLINGIGEFIDSNSLYVKSKNESPDVIVRFKYAIIATGSSPISLPFLPKDDRIVNSTGSLKLSKIPKKMLLIGGGIISLEIGTIYSSLGASLDLVEISDGLMLGADRDLVNAWYRINSNRFNSLMLNTKVIKAESKKNGIEVYFEGKDAQNSACYDLVLQAVGRKPNSLNIGLEKIGVTVNENGFIIVDNQMRTNVNNIFAIGDVVGNPMLAHKAVHEAHVAAENISGKNIFFDTKIIPSVAYTNPEIAWVGLSEDEAKKKGIKIKKGIFPWSASGRAISMNADQGLTKLIFDYKSERIIGGGIVGPHAGDLIGELALAIEMGSDIVDIAKTIHPHPTLIESIRMAAESAIGSCTDLPPSSIDK, encoded by the coding sequence ATGAGCAATACTTATACAATAAAAGTACCAAGCTTGGGCGATATAACTGAAGCCCATGTAGTAGAGATCCTGGTTTCAGTAGGAGATTCGATAGAGGATGGACAGGACCTGATAACTTTGGAGTCCGAGAAATCAGTAATGAATGTTCCATCTACATGTAAAGGAATTATTAAAAATATAAAAGTAAAGAATGGAGATATAGTTCAATCTGGTACTGATTTTATTGACATTACTATCGATCAAAATATTATTTCGAAAAATAAACATATAAATCCCTTGATACATAATAATGATGATATTTCTGAGATAAATTGTGCTTTATTAGTACTAGGTTCAGGTCCTGGAGGTTATTCTGCAGCATTTCGTGCTGCAGATTTAGGATTAACAACGGTTATGGTAGAGAAACATTCTTCCTTAGGTGGTGTTTGTTTGAATGTTGGTTGCATTCCTACTAAGACTTTATTGCATAGTACTTCTTTGTTAGACAGCACAAAACATTTAAAAGATATGGGTATCAATATTGATCAAATAAATATTGATATAGAAAAATTAAATATCTATACAAACTCTATTAGATCAAAACTTTCTGATGGTCTAACTAACATGTCAAAAATGAGAAAAGTTAGCTTGATTAATGGTATAGGTGAATTTATTGATTCAAATAGTTTATATGTTAAATCTAAGAATGAGTCTCCTGATGTTATAGTTCGTTTTAAATATGCAATTATAGCTACTGGTAGCAGTCCAATAAGTCTTCCTTTTCTTCCTAAAGATGACAGAATAGTAAATTCTACTGGGTCGTTGAAGTTATCAAAAATTCCTAAAAAAATGTTGTTGATTGGTGGAGGTATAATAAGCCTTGAGATAGGCACAATATATTCTTCATTAGGAGCAAGTCTTGATTTAGTTGAAATATCCGATGGTTTAATGCTTGGGGCAGATAGAGATTTAGTTAATGCTTGGTATAGAATTAACTCTAATCGTTTTAATAGTTTAATGTTAAATACTAAGGTCATAAAGGCTGAGTCTAAAAAGAATGGTATTGAAGTTTACTTTGAAGGTAAAGATGCTCAAAATAGTGCTTGTTACGATTTAGTTTTACAGGCAGTTGGTAGAAAACCTAATAGTTTAAATATTGGTTTAGAAAAAATTGGTGTAACTGTAAATGAAAATGGTTTTATTATAGTAGACAATCAAATGCGTACCAATGTGAATAATATCTTTGCTATAGGTGATGTGGTTGGTAACCCAATGTTGGCCCATAAGGCAGTTCATGAAGCCCATGTTGCTGCTGAAAATATTTCTGGGAAAAATATATTTTTTGATACAAAAATTATTCCTTCTGTGGCTTATACTAATCCAGAAATAGCTTGGGTGGGTTTGTCTGAGGATGAGGCTAAGAAAAAAGGTATAAAGATAAAGAAAGGTATTTTCCCTTGGAGTGCATCTGGAAGAGCTATATCTATGAACGCCGATCAAGGATTAACAAAATTGATTTTTGACTATAAAAGTGAACGTATAATCGGTGGTGGTATTGTTGGGCCTCATGCTGGCGATTTAATTGGAGAGCTAGCGTTAGCAATTGAAATGGGATCTGATATTGTTGATATAGCCAAAACGATCCATCCTCATCCTACTCTCATTGAATCTATTCGTATGGCTGCTGAGTCCGCTATTGGTAGTTGTACTGATTTGCCTCCATCATCAATTGACAAGTAA
- a CDS encoding mechanosensitive ion channel family protein, with the protein MELNSFFEFFGYYVPQQCWVQSILGILILILISLFLQILVGYLVLSISNRLLVLGGYEDWNNALAKYNVYQYIRYSVPFFVISGGIELIPHIDKLADFVGRLARASVLIYFFLVLGGILSVVQDRYSFSTMAQTRSIKGYIQIGKLLLAVICIVLVLSILIDRSPLLMISGLGALSAVLLLVFKDTLLSLVASTQLISNDMLRIGDWIEMPQSNAEGFVRDIALHTVKVQNWDNTFTTVPTYKLFSESYRNYRQMFESGGRRIKRSMNIDINSIKFLSINEVRSLMHFKLLDGYFNSRICSSELFSDNSNNNIFDKTSRNNVTNICVFRYYALAFLKSHHELRKDMTMVVRMLESQNEGVPLEIYCFTSLTAWIEHERIQGDVFDHLITILPEFNLSMYQKPSGTDLLKSKT; encoded by the coding sequence ATGGAATTAAACAGCTTTTTTGAGTTTTTTGGATACTATGTTCCTCAGCAATGCTGGGTTCAGAGTATTCTTGGTATTTTGATATTAATCTTAATATCGTTATTTTTGCAGATCCTTGTAGGATACTTAGTCTTATCAATTTCTAATAGATTATTAGTTCTTGGTGGATATGAGGATTGGAATAATGCTTTAGCTAAATACAATGTATATCAATACATAAGGTATTCAGTGCCATTTTTTGTTATTTCTGGAGGCATAGAGCTCATCCCTCATATAGATAAGCTTGCTGATTTTGTAGGTCGTTTAGCGAGAGCATCTGTTTTAATATATTTTTTCTTAGTATTAGGAGGTATTTTAAGTGTAGTACAAGATAGATATTCTTTTAGTACTATGGCTCAAACTCGTTCTATCAAAGGCTATATACAAATAGGCAAATTATTACTTGCTGTCATATGTATTGTGTTGGTTTTGTCTATATTAATAGATCGTTCTCCTCTATTAATGATTTCTGGTTTGGGAGCTTTATCTGCAGTATTGCTATTAGTATTTAAAGATACTTTGTTGTCATTAGTAGCTAGTACTCAACTTATAAGTAATGACATGCTAAGAATAGGTGATTGGATTGAAATGCCTCAGTCTAATGCTGAAGGTTTTGTTCGTGATATAGCATTACATACTGTAAAAGTTCAAAATTGGGATAATACATTCACCACAGTACCAACTTATAAATTATTTTCTGAAAGCTATAGAAATTACAGGCAAATGTTTGAGTCTGGCGGCAGAAGAATAAAAAGAAGTATGAATATTGATATCAATAGCATAAAATTCTTGAGTATTAATGAGGTTAGATCTTTAATGCATTTTAAGTTATTAGATGGATATTTCAACTCTAGAATATGCAGCTCTGAGTTGTTTAGTGATAACTCTAATAATAATATTTTTGATAAAACAAGCAGAAATAATGTAACTAATATTTGTGTTTTTAGGTATTATGCATTAGCTTTTCTAAAATCGCATCATGAATTGCGTAAAGATATGACCATGGTTGTACGTATGTTAGAGTCACAAAATGAAGGTGTTCCATTAGAAATATATTGCTTTACATCTTTAACAGCTTGGATTGAACATGAACGTATACAGGGAGATGTTTTTGATCATTTAATTACAATTTTGCCTGAGTTTAATTTATCAATGTATCAAAAACCTTCTGGGACTGATCTTCTAAAATCTAAAACATAG
- a CDS encoding NAD+ synthase — protein MDKVKIAIAQINSCVGDIEGNTNKVLLSASSACDDGVDLLVTPELVITGYPPEDLLFNIDFIECQNNAINKLINESIKFKKLNLLVGHVIYLSSKLIYNAASLIHQGNLIFTYYKCALPNYSVFDEKRYFDNGNKPSIFSIKGITIGVIICEDLWTPDVMKMYNGMQIDVLTVLNASPFDINKEDKRLDIAKKSAKELSCDIVYANSVGGQDELVFDGSSFIINKEGDYLKKLNSWHEDYDYYEVGFTKTISCVKKDSEEFRIWNALVLGLRDYIYKNKFPGILLGLSGGIDSALALLVAVEAVGYDKVSAIMMPSLYTSDVSMEDALSLASYFKIDYSIINIDDIVSSFNKILSHSIPLNDSTENYNNSTYENIQARIRGVLLMAISNSSGKLVLNTSNKSETSVGYCTIYGDMVGGFSVLKDVSKCMIYKLAKWYNRNKEIIPRRIISRAPTAELKFDQTDQDILPPYDVLDSILKLHIVDRKTKKEIIDSGYSKDIVLKVFSLLRSSEYKRYQSPPGIRISERSFGKDWRYPITNKFSG, from the coding sequence ATGGATAAAGTTAAAATTGCTATAGCACAAATAAATTCTTGTGTTGGTGATATTGAAGGAAACACAAACAAAGTGCTATTATCAGCAAGTTCTGCTTGTGATGACGGAGTTGATTTGTTGGTTACTCCTGAGTTAGTAATTACAGGTTATCCTCCTGAGGATCTATTATTTAATATCGATTTCATTGAATGTCAGAATAATGCTATAAATAAATTAATAAATGAATCGATAAAATTTAAAAAATTAAATTTGCTAGTTGGTCACGTAATATACTTAAGCTCTAAATTAATATACAACGCAGCATCACTGATACATCAAGGTAATTTAATATTTACTTATTATAAATGTGCTCTACCTAATTACTCAGTTTTTGATGAAAAAAGATATTTTGATAATGGCAATAAACCGTCTATATTTTCTATTAAAGGTATTACCATAGGTGTAATTATATGCGAAGACTTATGGACCCCTGATGTTATGAAAATGTACAATGGTATGCAAATTGATGTTTTGACTGTTCTAAACGCTTCTCCTTTCGATATTAATAAAGAAGATAAAAGACTTGATATTGCTAAAAAATCTGCCAAAGAATTAAGTTGTGACATAGTATATGCTAATAGTGTAGGTGGTCAGGACGAACTAGTTTTCGACGGATCTTCTTTTATAATTAATAAAGAAGGTGATTATCTAAAGAAACTAAATTCTTGGCATGAAGATTACGATTATTACGAAGTTGGATTCACAAAAACTATTTCTTGTGTTAAGAAAGATTCTGAAGAATTTCGAATTTGGAATGCTCTAGTCCTGGGTCTTAGAGATTATATATACAAAAATAAATTTCCTGGGATTTTATTGGGATTATCAGGAGGAATAGATTCAGCATTAGCACTTTTAGTCGCAGTAGAGGCAGTTGGTTATGACAAAGTTAGTGCTATTATGATGCCGTCTTTATATACATCTGATGTCTCTATGGAGGATGCATTATCCTTAGCTAGCTATTTTAAAATAGACTATAGTATTATCAATATTGATGATATAGTTTCATCATTTAATAAGATCTTGTCGCACTCAATTCCATTGAATGATTCAACAGAAAATTATAATAATTCCACCTATGAGAATATTCAGGCTCGTATTAGGGGAGTTTTATTAATGGCCATATCTAATTCTAGTGGCAAATTAGTTTTAAATACAAGTAATAAATCTGAGACTAGTGTTGGATATTGTACTATTTATGGCGATATGGTAGGCGGATTTTCTGTTCTTAAAGATGTATCTAAATGTATGATATATAAACTTGCTAAATGGTATAATAGAAATAAAGAAATCATACCAAGAAGAATTATATCAAGAGCACCAACAGCCGAATTAAAATTCGATCAAACCGATCAAGATATCTTACCTCCATATGATGTTTTAGATAGCATATTAAAGTTGCATATTGTGGATCGTAAAACTAAAAAAGAAATAATAGATTCTGGTTATAGCAAAGATATTGTTTTAAAAGTATTTAGTCTATTACGATCTAGCGAATATAAACGTTATCAATCGCCACCAGGAATAAGAATAAGCGAACGTTCTTTCGGTAAAGACTGGAGATATCCTATAACAAATAAATTTTCTGGATAA
- the recJ gene encoding single-stranded-DNA-specific exonuclease RecJ: MAILPIVTIRSVEEKYLHMLEKFGIHPLLAKLWTSRGINNINQIQYDWISLIPPNYLNQVNDAAKHLTDAIIENKSILIVADYDCDGATACALGIRALREMKANVDFIVPNRFKNGYGLSVDIIEQILLNRKCKPDIILTVDNGISSIDGIQYANENNIQVIVTDHHLPGIKLPNALSIVNPNHPDCKFPSKNLSGVGVIFYLMIAVRAEMRRRKIYCNNTGPKLNELVDLVALGTIADLVKLDANNRLIVTQGLNRIRNGYTKPGIKALFKIANRQINKADSCDLGFYIAPRLNAAGRLSDMSLGILCLITDEYDEALQIAMELDNINKYRRSIENKMNEEALSDITDYNKFEEKNTICIYNEKWHSGVVGLVASKLKERFWKPTIVFANSSDIEIRGSARSVMDLNIRDILDIIAKNHPNIIKHFGGHAMAAGLTLNINDYVEFTEIFENTVKSITNNSKITPKIETDGSLEIEYTNLEISRLLKKQVWGSGFPSPIFVDDFKVISQKTIKGHHKKLILKREEIKFDAIWFNNIDNLSENIKAVYKIDENIWNGKSHLQLLIEHIHKQ; encoded by the coding sequence ATGGCAATATTACCTATAGTAACAATAAGATCAGTAGAAGAAAAATATCTTCATATGTTGGAGAAATTTGGAATACATCCTCTCCTAGCAAAATTATGGACATCTAGAGGAATAAACAATATAAATCAAATCCAATATGATTGGATATCCCTAATACCACCAAATTATTTAAATCAAGTAAATGATGCTGCTAAACATTTAACCGATGCCATTATAGAAAATAAAAGCATATTGATAGTAGCTGATTACGATTGTGATGGAGCAACAGCATGTGCTTTAGGAATAAGGGCATTAAGGGAAATGAAGGCAAATGTTGATTTTATTGTTCCTAATAGATTTAAAAATGGATATGGCCTATCTGTAGATATTATTGAACAAATATTATTAAATAGAAAATGTAAACCTGACATAATTCTTACGGTTGATAATGGAATATCCAGCATTGATGGGATACAGTATGCAAATGAGAATAATATCCAGGTTATAGTTACTGATCATCATCTTCCAGGAATTAAACTTCCAAATGCATTATCTATAGTAAATCCTAATCATCCTGACTGTAAATTTCCTTCTAAAAATTTATCAGGAGTAGGTGTTATATTTTATTTAATGATAGCAGTCAGAGCTGAAATGCGTAGACGAAAAATATATTGTAATAATACAGGTCCGAAGTTAAATGAATTAGTAGATTTAGTAGCATTAGGTACAATTGCAGATTTGGTTAAGCTAGATGCTAATAATCGCTTAATAGTTACGCAAGGATTAAATAGGATAAGAAATGGTTATACAAAGCCAGGTATAAAGGCATTATTTAAGATAGCAAATAGACAAATAAATAAAGCTGATAGCTGTGACCTGGGATTCTATATAGCCCCACGTTTGAATGCAGCAGGACGTTTATCTGATATGAGCCTAGGAATATTATGTCTGATAACAGATGAATATGATGAAGCTCTGCAAATAGCAATGGAATTAGATAATATTAACAAATATCGTAGATCCATAGAGAATAAAATGAACGAAGAAGCGTTATCAGACATAACAGATTATAATAAATTTGAAGAAAAAAATACCATATGTATTTATAATGAAAAATGGCATAGTGGTGTAGTTGGACTAGTTGCATCAAAACTAAAAGAGAGATTTTGGAAACCAACAATAGTATTTGCAAACTCTAGTGATATTGAAATAAGAGGATCTGCCAGATCAGTAATGGATTTAAATATAAGAGATATCCTAGATATCATAGCTAAAAATCATCCTAATATAATAAAACACTTTGGTGGACATGCTATGGCTGCAGGATTAACTTTAAATATTAATGACTACGTTGAGTTCACAGAAATATTCGAAAATACAGTAAAATCAATAACTAATAATAGTAAAATAACACCAAAAATTGAAACTGATGGCTCTCTTGAAATCGAATATACAAATCTGGAAATTTCTCGCTTATTAAAAAAGCAAGTATGGGGATCAGGATTTCCTTCTCCAATATTTGTCGATGATTTTAAAGTAATTTCACAGAAAACGATCAAAGGTCATCACAAAAAACTTATATTAAAAAGAGAAGAAATAAAATTCGATGCTATTTGGTTTAATAATATAGATAATTTGTCGGAAAATATAAAAGCAGTATATAAAATTGATGAAAATATATGGAATGGCAAGAGTCATTTACAACTGTTAATTGAGCATATACACAAACAATAA